A window of the Arenibacter algicola genome harbors these coding sequences:
- a CDS encoding putative signal transducing protein: protein MNPEFYTLAAFEYVADVQILKGRLEADGIPVFLRDENTLNSDPLISNAIGGVKLQVYYSDKEKATEIYNEIRAYAMDDHGNFRRCPNCKAERMEIYYNRKGIFYKLFPFFEKRKYKCLNCEFITEPS, encoded by the coding sequence ATGAATCCAGAATTTTACACCTTGGCTGCCTTTGAGTATGTAGCCGACGTTCAGATTTTAAAAGGTCGATTGGAGGCCGATGGTATCCCCGTATTTCTAAGGGATGAGAATACCCTCAATTCCGACCCCCTGATCAGTAATGCCATAGGCGGTGTGAAGCTGCAAGTATATTATTCCGATAAGGAAAAAGCTACGGAAATCTACAATGAAATTAGGGCCTATGCCATGGATGACCATGGTAATTTTAGGCGTTGTCCCAACTGCAAGGCAGAGAGAATGGAGATTTATTATAACAGGAAAGGGATTTTTTATAAACTTTTTCCATTTTTTGAAAAAAGAAAGTATAAATGTCTAAATTGTGAGTTTATAACAGAACCAAGCTAG
- a CDS encoding aminotransferase class I/II-fold pyridoxal phosphate-dependent enzyme → MAKLTERQDNNALRMLPMPKGLIDFSSNDYLGLARNEAIFIKASKLLEKKGAWANGATGSRLLTGNNGLYRQLEEVLASFFGSESALVFNSGYDANIGFFSAVPQRTDVVFYDELSHASIRDGIGMGLAQSYKFKHNQLEVLSRQIDRVREIKIGSDIYVVTESVFSMDGDTPDLKALVELCASKGAYLVVDEAHAVGVFGKRGEGLLNELGLQDMVFARIVTFGKAMGCHGAAILGSDALKSYLVNFARSFIYTTGMPPHSLATILAACEHLSASGREQQELSANISFFKDQLKNYDLEACFIPSNSAVHCCLVEGNEKVKNWSLQLQDRGFDVKPIMSPTVPKGQERLRFCLHSFNTKNEIKDVLLILAELFDKR, encoded by the coding sequence ATGGCAAAACTAACCGAAAGGCAGGACAATAACGCCCTTCGGATGTTGCCTATGCCCAAGGGCCTGATCGATTTTTCCTCCAACGACTATTTGGGACTTGCCAGAAATGAGGCCATATTTATTAAGGCGTCCAAACTTTTGGAAAAAAAGGGTGCCTGGGCCAATGGCGCTACTGGATCCAGGCTGTTAACCGGTAATAACGGACTTTATAGGCAATTGGAAGAGGTGCTGGCCAGCTTTTTCGGCTCGGAATCGGCATTGGTCTTCAATTCGGGATACGATGCCAACATAGGGTTTTTTAGTGCCGTGCCACAGCGTACAGATGTTGTTTTTTATGACGAACTCTCACATGCCAGTATAAGGGATGGTATTGGAATGGGCCTTGCACAGAGCTATAAGTTTAAACACAACCAATTGGAAGTTCTAAGTCGGCAGATAGACCGTGTCCGGGAAATAAAAATTGGTAGCGATATTTATGTGGTTACGGAATCAGTCTTTTCCATGGATGGGGATACTCCGGATTTAAAAGCATTGGTGGAATTGTGTGCTTCCAAAGGAGCCTATTTGGTAGTGGACGAAGCCCATGCAGTTGGGGTATTTGGTAAAAGGGGAGAGGGACTTCTAAATGAATTGGGATTGCAGGACATGGTATTTGCCAGGATTGTCACTTTCGGCAAGGCCATGGGCTGCCATGGCGCTGCAATATTGGGGAGCGATGCGCTTAAAAGTTATTTGGTAAATTTTGCACGCAGTTTTATTTATACTACCGGAATGCCCCCTCATTCGTTGGCAACGATATTGGCGGCTTGTGAACATTTATCTGCCTCAGGCAGGGAGCAGCAGGAACTTAGTGCCAATATTAGTTTTTTTAAGGATCAGTTAAAGAATTATGACCTTGAAGCCTGTTTTATTCCCAGTAATTCGGCCGTACATTGTTGTCTGGTGGAAGGCAATGAAAAGGTGAAAAATTGGTCGCTACAGTTGCAGGATAGAGGTTTTGATGTAAAACCCATTATGTCGCCTACCGTACCAAAAGGTCAGGAACGATTGCGGTTTTGTTTGCATAGTTTTAATACAAAAAATGAAATTAAGGATGTACTTTTAATATTGGCCGAATTATTTGATAAGAGATGA
- a CDS encoding M61 family metallopeptidase, which translates to MKINILSLFFLAISLGLQGQTNQYSISFENAEHHEAEITASFPSLNPGVLSVRMGRSSPGRYALHEFAKNVYNFKATDSKGKALEITRPNPYQWNITGHDGEVNISYTIFANRGDGTYAQIDETHAHLNIPATFMYVTNLSDRKIEVDFKVRKDLNWMVATQMPHVSGNIYTAPNLQYFMDSPTEISNYSIRQFVVDNNGTPQNIQFVLHHNGTEAELDTYFEQVKKVVLAEKEVFGELPNYDYGTYTFLACYIPNASGDGMEHRNSTILTDREGLAEGGMKNNIGTVAHEFFHCWNVERIRPKALEPFNFAEANMSGELWFAEGFTSYYTNFILCRAGIITPEDYVEGLTGTFNYVWNSPARQFFNPIEMSYQAPFVDAATSVDPVNRENTFISYYSYGSVLGLALDLSLRQNGLNLDDYMKLVWQTYGKKEIPYTLQDLHQTLVLYAGKEFGNAFFDSYIFKSEMPDYAVLFASVGVVLKQAMDKPYFGASVSINQFGSGVIQRNTPIGSPAYTAGLDSGDVITAINNVPLTATQSFNDIINQYKVGDTLLVAYTRYGLPKTTSVILSGNPTYSIQLIEKDGGKPNKQVLKNRKDWLKLD; encoded by the coding sequence ATGAAAATCAATATTTTAAGCCTCTTTTTTCTTGCCATTAGCCTTGGCCTACAGGGCCAAACAAATCAATATAGTATATCTTTTGAAAATGCCGAACACCACGAAGCGGAAATTACAGCCTCCTTTCCATCACTGAATCCCGGTGTACTTTCTGTGCGTATGGGCCGCTCCTCCCCTGGACGCTATGCCCTGCACGAATTTGCGAAAAATGTATACAATTTCAAGGCCACGGACAGCAAGGGAAAGGCTTTGGAAATTACCAGACCCAATCCCTATCAGTGGAATATTACTGGCCATGATGGAGAAGTAAACATAAGCTATACCATTTTTGCCAATCGAGGGGATGGCACCTATGCCCAAATTGATGAGACCCATGCGCATCTGAATATCCCTGCCACCTTTATGTACGTGACCAATTTGAGCGATCGGAAAATAGAAGTGGATTTTAAGGTAAGAAAAGACCTCAACTGGATGGTGGCCACCCAAATGCCGCATGTTTCGGGCAATATTTATACGGCACCCAACTTACAGTACTTTATGGACAGTCCCACAGAGATCAGCAATTACAGCATTCGCCAATTTGTGGTAGACAATAACGGTACCCCACAGAACATACAATTTGTATTGCACCACAACGGAACGGAAGCGGAGCTGGACACCTATTTTGAGCAGGTAAAAAAAGTGGTTTTGGCCGAAAAGGAGGTCTTTGGTGAACTCCCCAACTACGACTATGGAACTTACACCTTTTTGGCCTGTTATATCCCCAATGCCTCAGGGGATGGCATGGAACACAGGAATTCTACCATTCTTACGGACAGGGAAGGCTTGGCCGAAGGTGGAATGAAGAACAATATTGGCACCGTTGCCCATGAATTTTTTCACTGCTGGAACGTGGAACGTATCCGGCCAAAGGCCTTGGAACCCTTCAATTTTGCCGAGGCCAATATGAGCGGGGAACTCTGGTTTGCGGAAGGTTTTACAAGCTATTATACCAATTTTATTCTTTGTCGCGCGGGCATCATCACCCCAGAGGATTATGTAGAAGGCCTAACCGGAACTTTCAACTATGTTTGGAACTCTCCGGCCAGGCAATTCTTTAACCCTATTGAAATGAGCTACCAAGCTCCTTTTGTGGACGCTGCCACTTCTGTGGATCCGGTGAACAGGGAAAACACCTTTATTTCGTACTATTCCTATGGCAGTGTATTGGGACTGGCCCTGGATCTTTCGTTGCGACAAAACGGACTCAATTTGGACGATTATATGAAATTGGTGTGGCAGACCTATGGCAAGAAGGAAATTCCATATACGCTACAAGACCTACATCAAACATTAGTGCTATATGCGGGAAAGGAATTTGGAAATGCATTCTTTGATAGTTACATATTTAAAAGTGAAATGCCTGATTATGCTGTATTGTTTGCCTCGGTAGGAGTAGTTTTGAAACAAGCTATGGACAAGCCTTATTTTGGAGCGAGTGTAAGTATCAACCAATTTGGATCTGGAGTTATTCAACGGAACACCCCAATAGGGAGTCCGGCCTATACCGCAGGGTTGGACTCCGGGGATGTTATTACCGCTATCAACAACGTTCCGCTGACTGCAACACAGAGTTTTAACGACATTATAAACCAATATAAAGTAGGAGACACGCTACTAGTAGCCTATACCCGCTATGGCCTTCCAAAAACTACTTCTGTAATTCTCTCAGGAAACCCAACCTATAGCATACAGTTAATAGAAAAGGATGGTGGCAAACCGAACAAACAAGTGTTAAAAAATAGAAAGGACTGGTTAAAACTGGATTAA
- a CDS encoding GNAT family N-acetyltransferase, with product MEIKFTRCTSKSELQQILDLQQKNHLQNVNAEEKIKEGFVTVSHTLKILSEMNDACPHIIAKDQEKVVGYALCMHPRFGNDIEVLKPMFLEIASVVPKTESFIAMGQICIDKEYRRQGIFRKLYETMKKSIQPEFNSIITEVDATNLRSLEAHYAVGFKELKAYHAGGQDWKLIVLK from the coding sequence ATGGAAATAAAATTCACCCGCTGCACCTCAAAATCGGAATTGCAGCAAATCTTGGACCTGCAACAAAAAAACCATTTACAAAATGTGAATGCAGAAGAAAAGATTAAGGAAGGCTTTGTCACTGTTTCCCACACCTTGAAAATCTTATCGGAAATGAATGACGCCTGTCCACACATCATTGCCAAGGACCAAGAAAAGGTAGTGGGCTATGCCCTTTGCATGCACCCCCGTTTTGGTAATGACATTGAGGTATTGAAGCCCATGTTCTTGGAGATAGCTTCCGTGGTACCCAAAACTGAATCCTTTATAGCCATGGGTCAAATCTGTATAGACAAGGAGTACCGGCGACAGGGCATTTTTAGAAAGCTGTACGAAACCATGAAGAAATCCATACAACCTGAATTTAACAGCATCATTACAGAGGTTGACGCCACCAACCTGCGTTCCCTTGAGGCCCATTACGCAGTTGGGTTCAAGGAACTGAAAGCCTACCATGCCGGGGGACAGGATTGGAAGTTGATTGTTTTGAAATAA
- a CDS encoding type II toxin-antitoxin system ParD family antitoxin gives MSKNTSISLGNHFEEFVNDEVKSGRYSSVSEVIRSALRLLEHEEKKERELIKALEIGERSGFVDNFDPEQHLKDLHQRHL, from the coding sequence ATGAGTAAGAACACATCAATATCACTCGGAAATCATTTTGAAGAATTTGTCAATGATGAAGTTAAATCTGGGAGATACAGTTCTGTTAGTGAAGTAATACGCTCCGCATTAAGGTTATTGGAGCATGAAGAAAAAAAAGAAAGGGAATTGATTAAGGCTCTCGAGATTGGAGAAAGAAGTGGGTTTGTGGACAACTTCGATCCTGAACAACATCTGAAAGACTTACATCAGCGACACTTATGA
- a CDS encoding type II toxin-antitoxin system RelE/ParE family toxin: MSNNRFRISKQATNDLNDIWIYTFRKWSKDQADRYYNLIIEEIEFVADNFMTGKSVEQTRKGYRVTKIKSHLIFYKKAEDGIVEIIRILHQRMDIKKRQS; this comes from the coding sequence ATGAGTAACAACAGATTTCGAATCAGTAAACAAGCAACTAATGATTTAAACGACATTTGGATCTATACATTCCGAAAATGGTCCAAAGACCAGGCAGATAGATACTATAATTTAATTATTGAAGAAATTGAGTTTGTTGCAGACAATTTTATGACTGGAAAATCTGTGGAGCAGACTCGCAAGGGCTATCGGGTAACCAAAATAAAATCGCATCTAATTTTTTACAAAAAAGCTGAAGACGGCATTGTGGAAATCATCAGAATTCTACATCAAAGAATGGATATTAAAAAGAGGCAGTCATAA